A genome region from Crossiella equi includes the following:
- a CDS encoding ornithine carbamoyltransferase, whose protein sequence is MKDLLRTADLGLADVDLLLRLARGFANDPWRDGDLLCEAAIALSFTPTEIYHRVPAEAAVARLGGHPVLLDREELRPYRGETPADTARLLSCAVAALVVGAKDRAELTAFAEAATVPVVGAMASGDAPLRALTDLFTLTEALGPLTGRRVAYLGEGADAASLATVGVLAGATVVLACPPGHEPDREFHEELDKIAAVTGGSLHVLTDPVAAALAASVVATGRHPDFPEFEPYRVDADLMRCAGLDAVFLHPMPARRGREVTAEVLDSQRSLVLAHAANRQAVTQAVLYALLTHRLRGPEGQW, encoded by the coding sequence ATGAAGGACCTGCTGCGTACCGCCGACCTCGGTCTGGCCGACGTGGACCTGTTGCTGCGGCTGGCACGCGGCTTCGCCAACGACCCGTGGCGTGACGGTGACCTGCTGTGCGAGGCCGCCATCGCCCTCAGCTTCACCCCCACCGAGATCTACCACCGGGTCCCGGCCGAGGCCGCGGTGGCCCGGCTGGGCGGGCACCCGGTGCTGCTGGACCGCGAGGAGCTGCGGCCCTACCGCGGCGAGACACCCGCGGACACCGCACGGCTGCTCTCCTGCGCCGTGGCCGCCCTGGTGGTGGGTGCCAAGGACCGGGCCGAGCTGACCGCCTTCGCCGAGGCGGCCACGGTCCCAGTGGTCGGCGCGATGGCCAGCGGCGACGCCCCGCTGCGCGCGCTGACCGACCTGTTCACCCTCACCGAGGCCCTGGGCCCGCTGACCGGCCGCCGCGTGGCCTACCTCGGCGAGGGCGCCGACGCGGCGAGCCTGGCGACCGTCGGCGTGCTCGCCGGTGCCACGGTGGTGCTGGCCTGCCCGCCGGGACACGAGCCGGACCGGGAGTTCCACGAGGAGCTGGACAAGATCGCCGCGGTGACCGGCGGGTCGCTGCACGTGCTCACCGACCCGGTCGCCGCGGCGCTGGCCGCCAGCGTGGTCGCGACCGGCAGGCACCCGGACTTCCCCGAGTTCGAGCCCTACCGCGTGGACGCGGACCTGATGCGGTGCGCCGGGCTGGACGCGGTGTTCCTGCACCCGATGCCCGCCCGGCGCGGCCGGGAGGTCACCGCCGAGGTGCTGGACAGCCAGCGCTCCCTCGTGCTGGCCCACGCCGCCAACCGCCAGGCCGTGACCCAGGCCGTGCTGTACGCGCTGCTCACCCACCGGCTGCGGGGACCGGAAGGCCAGTGGTGA
- a CDS encoding Hsp20/alpha crystallin family protein, protein MTALTRRTSWPTLPDIAAWLEGGLFGHQPIHLEEYDESGVHVVRADLPGLRSADDVHVHLAGDRLTIQAERQEEARQKYRSEIRYGQFVRTLTLPPGADKDKVRASYRNGVLEIRVPVIEPQEGQRIPVAHENGG, encoded by the coding sequence ATGACCGCCCTGACCCGACGCACCTCCTGGCCGACGCTGCCGGACATCGCCGCGTGGCTGGAGGGCGGCTTGTTCGGGCACCAGCCGATCCACCTCGAGGAGTACGACGAGAGCGGTGTGCACGTCGTGCGCGCGGACCTGCCCGGGCTGCGGTCCGCGGACGACGTGCACGTCCACCTGGCCGGGGACCGGCTGACCATCCAGGCCGAGCGCCAGGAGGAGGCCAGGCAGAAGTACCGGAGTGAGATCCGCTACGGCCAGTTCGTCCGCACGCTGACGCTGCCACCCGGTGCGGACAAGGACAAGGTCCGGGCCAGCTACCGCAACGGTGTGCTGGAGATCCGGGTGCCGGTGATCGAACCGCAGGAAGGCCAACGCATCCCGGTCGCGCACGAGAACGGCGGCTGA